A single region of the Drosophila miranda strain MSH22 chromosome 2, D.miranda_PacBio2.1, whole genome shotgun sequence genome encodes:
- the LOC108156648 gene encoding extensin isoform X1, which translates to MYGTANERSQERPESERPESERPVASNRRPSYEAAERSSRAMDRPSYETASAEPAPVDRSRQQLRPQTNAEYSSSSGAMDRSTYETSNVDYDRSKQQMRPQSNSEYSFIDRSAYDAATVDYSRQQQQRPQSTIDYPTSFGTAKERTLPHSNPQQQPQPQHPPPKHNTEYVRKPQNYVLPPQMRPPVGPPQQRPPFAGARPMVGMGPRPSMPPPNMGARQMPPPLRNTESKSNLIMGPAQMRPGMPPQLSLQQPRPPNAGGPLSPPGQGPPRPPGGFPWTPSGAPPGMPPGARPPQNMTRPPPPTFARPAPGQPLQAPFRPTFNQQPMQQLQQQPPHQQAPPQQQQQQQPHIQQQPQPQPQPPPQLRPPSSMGAHNDDDDDVIMGPAVTPLKTFNMKADPMGSPLLEDTEPPFETSRPTAPAEAQRKGKGPALKGDNDSGVDESTQEKDRNGPISPSSPVKTPTSTSSKADKSGISRPPSATPSNKSASKSRSASKNRLLLKTPEPEPVKKVPMNKVQVGHAPSPNLKAVRSKIGSLDNATYKPGGGHVKIESKKVEIKAAPRIEAKNDKYMPKGGEKKIVTTKLQWNAKSKIGSLENAAYKPGGGDKKIETLKMDFKDKAKPKVGSKDNVKYQPGGGDIKIQTQKIEIKAQSKVGSWDNVKHRPGGGEKKIFDDKDYLKNVEHSAALTTPPTQSPLPSMTASGADENLNQQS; encoded by the exons ATGTACGGCACGGCAAACGAGAGATCCCAGGAGCGTCCTGAGAGCGAGCGTCCTGAGAGCGAGCGTCCCGTCGCCAGCAATCGGCGTCCCTCTTATGAGGCTGCAGAGCGTTCCTCCAGAGCCATGGATCGTCCATCCTACGAGACTGCCTCTGCAGAGCCAGCCCCTGTAGATCGCTCTAGGCAGCAGCTGCGTCCTCAGACGAATGCAGAGTACTCCTCCAGCAGTGGAGCCATGGATCGTTCAACCTACGAGACCTCAAACGTAGATTATGACCGCTCCAAGCAGCAGATGCGTCCGCAGTCGAATTCAGAGTACTCTTTCATAGATCGTTCGGCTTATGACGCAGCCACCGTGGACTActccaggcagcagcagcagcgtccaCAGAGCACGATTGACTATCCCACCAGCTTTGGCACCGCTAAAGAACGCACCCTTCCGCACAGCAATCCCCAGCaacagccccagccccaacaCCCACCACCCAAGCATAATACAGAGTACGTGCGAAAACCACAGAACTATGTCTTGCCACCGCAGATGCGTCCACCTGTGGGGCCGCCGCAGCAGCGTCCCCCCTTTGCGGGAGCCCGGCCGATGGTCGGAATGGGACCACGCCCATCCATGCCACCGCCAAATATGGGGGCCAGGCAGATGCCTCCGCCGTTGAGGAACACCGAAAGCAAGAGCAATCTGATAATGGGTCCGGCGCAGATGAGGCCGGGAATGCCGCCACAGCTGAGTCTGCAGCAGCCACGTCCGCCCAATGCAGGAGGACCTCTTTCGCCGCCCGGACAGGGACCTCCACGGCCGCCCGGCGGATTCCCCTGGACGCCATCTGGAGCGCCACCTGGCATGCCGCCCGGTGCACGACCTCCACAGAATATGACGCGACCTCCTCCGCCGACATTTGCTCGCCCGGCACCGGGCCAGCCGCTGCAGGCGCCATTCCGACCGACCTTCAATCAGCAGCCCATgcaacagctgcagcagcagcccccacATCAACAGGCCccaccacagcagcagcagcaacagcagccacacattcagcagcagccacagccccagccTCAGCCACCGCCACAGCTACGCCCACCATCGTCAATGGGGGCACAcaatgacgatgacgatgacgtgATCATGGGTCCGGCCGTGACTCCCCTCAAGACGTTCAACATGAAGGCCGACCCGATGGGCTCGCCCCTGCTGGAGGACACAGAGCCACCCTTCGAGACGAGTCGACCAACAGCACCAGCAGAGGCCCAGAGGAAGGGAAAGGGGCCTGCTCTTA AAGGCGACAATGACAGCGGCGTGGATGAGTCCACACAGGAGAAG GACCGCAACGGACCCATTTCACCCAGTTCCCCGGTCAAGACGCCCACATCGACCTCATCGAAGGCTGACAAGTCGGGCATATCGCGTCCACCGAGTGCTACGCCCTCGAACAAATCCGCATCGAAGTCGCGCAGTGCCTCGAAGAATCGCTTGCTACTCAAGACCCCAGAACCCGAGCCAGTAAAGAAAG TTCCAATGAACAAAGTACAGGTTGGACATGCTCCTTCGCCGAACCTGAAGGCGGTACGCTCCAAAATCGGTTCGCTGGACAATGCCACCTACAAGCCGGGCGGCGGCCATGTGAAGATCGAGTCCAAGAAGGTCGAAATCAAGGCTGCGCCCCGCATCGAGGCCAAGAACGACAAGTACATGCCCAAGGGCGGCGAGAAGAAG ATAGTTACAACAAAGTTGCAGTGGAACGCAAAGTCGAAAATCGGCTCGTTGGAGAATGCGGCCTATAAGCCCGGCGGCGGCGATAAGAAGATCGAGACCCTGAAGATGGACTTCAAGGACAAGGCCAAGCCGAAGGTCGGCTCCAAGGACAACGTGAAATATCAGCCAGGCGGCGGTGATATCAAG ATACAAACGCAAAAGATAGAAATTAAGGCACAAAGCAAAGTTGGCTCTTGGGATAATGTAAAGCACAGGCCCGGTGGCGGCGAGAAGAAGATTTTCGATGATAAGGATTATTTGAAAAATGTTGAGCACTCTGCTGCACTGACAACACCACCAACACAG AGTCCACTACCATCCATGACGGCTTCTGGCGCTGATGAGAATTTAAATCAACAAAGCTAA
- the LOC108156760 gene encoding probable enoyl-CoA hydratase, which produces MIRIVYKLFPRVNCSNSARRTICLTAARHVEESKDSGDAPTVLVEKDSHITLIGLNREQKRNSIDALTAQKLGEAISQFEADDTSPVGVLYGIGGSFCAGYDLEELQAEADRGSLNFLLRHEGSVGPTRRHLRKPIVCGISGFCVAGGLELALLCDLRVMEDTAVLGFFNRRLGVPISDGGTVRLAAAVGFSNALDIIETGRRVYAREALRIGLVNRIVATGTALGQAVNLAFSIAKFPMGSLMHDRNAVLENANTYNRPGFYAGTYNEVMNVTSEMVTDMQEGVRRFKTSEEKGPKTDSWHIKEKTIPDWEKAEIELEKQLKKT; this is translated from the exons ATGATTAGAATTGTTTATAAACTGTTTCCACGCGTGAACTGTTCAAATTCAGCCAGAAGGACTATTTGTTTAACAGCTGCTAGGCATGTGGAAGAAAGCAAGGACAGTGGTGACGCTCCCACAGTGCTCGTGGAGAAGGATTCTCATATAACATTGATCGGCCTGAATCGGGAACAAAAGCGTAACTCCATCGATGCACTCACTGCACAAAAACTGGGCGAAGCCATCAGCCAGTTCGAGGCGGATGATACGTCTCCCGTGGGCGTGTTGTACGGCATTGGTGGCTCCTTCTGTGCCGGCTATGATCTGGAGGAACTCCAAGCAGAGGCGGATCGTGGCAGCCTGAACTTTCTGTTGCGTCATGAGGGTTCTGTGGGACCCACACGGCGGCATCTACGCAAACCCATTGTGTGTGGCATTAGCGGCTTCTGTGTGGCCGGTGGCCTGGAGCTGGCCCTGCTGTGTGACCTGCGAGTGATGGAAGACACAGCTGTTCTGGGTTTCTTCAATCGACGGCTGGGTGTCCCGATTAGCGATGGCGGCACAGTGCGTCTAGCCGCTGCAGTGGGCTTCTCGAATGCCCTGGATATTATTGAAACGGGTCGACGTGTCTATGCCCGTGAAGCGCTGCGCATAGGTCTGGTGAATCGAATCGTTGCCACGGGCACAGCCCTTGGCCAGGCCGTAAATTTAGCCTTCTCGATTGCAAAATTTCCCATGGGCTCGCTGATGCACGATCGGAACGCTGTGCTGGAGAATGCGAATACCTATAACCGACCCGGTTTCTATGCCGGCACTTACAATGAAGTCATGAATGTGACATCCGAAATGGTCACGGACATGCAAGAGGGCGTGAGGCGATTCAAGACCT CTGAGGAAAAGGGACCCAAAACCGACTCGTGGCACATCAAGGAGAAAACCATTCCAGATTGGGAGAAGGCCGAGATCGAACTGGAGAAGCAATTGAAAAAGACGTGA
- the LOC108156648 gene encoding basic proline-rich protein isoform X3: MSDTDAMRPPVGPPQQRPPFAGARPMVGMGPRPSMPPPNMGARQMPPPLRNTESKSNLIMGPAQMRPGMPPQLSLQQPRPPNAGGPLSPPGQGPPRPPGGFPWTPSGAPPGMPPGARPPQNMTRPPPPTFARPAPGQPLQAPFRPTFNQQPMQQLQQQPPHQQAPPQQQQQQQPHIQQQPQPQPQPPPQLRPPSSMGAHNDDDDDVIMGPAVTPLKTFNMKADPMGSPLLEDTEPPFETSRPTAPAEAQRKGKGPALKGDNDSGVDESTQEKDRNGPISPSSPVKTPTSTSSKADKSGISRPPSATPSNKSASKSRSASKNRLLLKTPEPEPVKKVPMNKVQVGHAPSPNLKAVRSKIGSLDNATYKPGGGHVKIESKKVEIKAAPRIEAKNDKYMPKGGEKKIVTTKLQWNAKSKIGSLENAAYKPGGGDKKIETLKMDFKDKAKPKVGSKDNVKYQPGGGDIKDNQPKEIQTQKIEIKAQSKVGSWDNVKHRPGGGEKKIFDDKDYLKNVEHSAALTTPPTQFEAQGRLIATIHLEFGLCNSDCVCNNIFESLFK, translated from the exons ATGAGTGATACCGATGCG ATGCGTCCACCTGTGGGGCCGCCGCAGCAGCGTCCCCCCTTTGCGGGAGCCCGGCCGATGGTCGGAATGGGACCACGCCCATCCATGCCACCGCCAAATATGGGGGCCAGGCAGATGCCTCCGCCGTTGAGGAACACCGAAAGCAAGAGCAATCTGATAATGGGTCCGGCGCAGATGAGGCCGGGAATGCCGCCACAGCTGAGTCTGCAGCAGCCACGTCCGCCCAATGCAGGAGGACCTCTTTCGCCGCCCGGACAGGGACCTCCACGGCCGCCCGGCGGATTCCCCTGGACGCCATCTGGAGCGCCACCTGGCATGCCGCCCGGTGCACGACCTCCACAGAATATGACGCGACCTCCTCCGCCGACATTTGCTCGCCCGGCACCGGGCCAGCCGCTGCAGGCGCCATTCCGACCGACCTTCAATCAGCAGCCCATgcaacagctgcagcagcagcccccacATCAACAGGCCccaccacagcagcagcagcaacagcagccacacattcagcagcagccacagccccagccTCAGCCACCGCCACAGCTACGCCCACCATCGTCAATGGGGGCACAcaatgacgatgacgatgacgtgATCATGGGTCCGGCCGTGACTCCCCTCAAGACGTTCAACATGAAGGCCGACCCGATGGGCTCGCCCCTGCTGGAGGACACAGAGCCACCCTTCGAGACGAGTCGACCAACAGCACCAGCAGAGGCCCAGAGGAAGGGAAAGGGGCCTGCTCTTA AAGGCGACAATGACAGCGGCGTGGATGAGTCCACACAGGAGAAG GACCGCAACGGACCCATTTCACCCAGTTCCCCGGTCAAGACGCCCACATCGACCTCATCGAAGGCTGACAAGTCGGGCATATCGCGTCCACCGAGTGCTACGCCCTCGAACAAATCCGCATCGAAGTCGCGCAGTGCCTCGAAGAATCGCTTGCTACTCAAGACCCCAGAACCCGAGCCAGTAAAGAAAG TTCCAATGAACAAAGTACAGGTTGGACATGCTCCTTCGCCGAACCTGAAGGCGGTACGCTCCAAAATCGGTTCGCTGGACAATGCCACCTACAAGCCGGGCGGCGGCCATGTGAAGATCGAGTCCAAGAAGGTCGAAATCAAGGCTGCGCCCCGCATCGAGGCCAAGAACGACAAGTACATGCCCAAGGGCGGCGAGAAGAAG ATAGTTACAACAAAGTTGCAGTGGAACGCAAAGTCGAAAATCGGCTCGTTGGAGAATGCGGCCTATAAGCCCGGCGGCGGCGATAAGAAGATCGAGACCCTGAAGATGGACTTCAAGGACAAGGCCAAGCCGAAGGTCGGCTCCAAGGACAACGTGAAATATCAGCCAGGCGGCGGTGATATCAAG GATAACCAACCCAAGGAA ATACAAACGCAAAAGATAGAAATTAAGGCACAAAGCAAAGTTGGCTCTTGGGATAATGTAAAGCACAGGCCCGGTGGCGGCGAGAAGAAGATTTTCGATGATAAGGATTATTTGAAAAATGTTGAGCACTCTGCTGCACTGACAACACCACCAACACAG TTTGAGGCGCAAGGGCGCTTGATTGCAACGATCCATCTAGAATTCGGCCTCTGTAACTCAGACTGTGTGTGTAACAATATATTCGAGTCGCTTTTTAAATGA
- the LOC108156648 gene encoding extensin isoform X2 encodes MYGTANERSQERPESERPESERPVASNRRPSYEAAERSSRAMDRPSYETASAEPAPVDRSRQQLRPQTNAEYSSSSGAMDRSTYETSNVDYDRSKQQMRPQSNSEYSFIDRSAYDAATVDYSRQQQQRPQSTIDYPTSFGTAKERTLPHSNPQQQPQPQHPPPKHNTEYVRKPQNYVLPPQMRPPVGPPQQRPPFAGARPMVGMGPRPSMPPPNMGARQMPPPLRNTESKSNLIMGPAQMRPGMPPQLSLQQPRPPNAGGPLSPPGQGPPRPPGGFPWTPSGAPPGMPPGARPPQNMTRPPPPTFARPAPGQPLQAPFRPTFNQQPMQQLQQQPPHQQAPPQQQQQQQPHIQQQPQPQPQPPPQLRPPSSMGAHNDDDDDVIMGPAVTPLKTFNMKADPMGSPLLEDTEPPFETSRPTAPAEAQRKGKGPALKGDNDSGVDESTQEKDRNGPISPSSPVKTPTSTSSKADKSGISRPPSATPSNKSASKSRSASKNRLLLKTPEPEPVKKVPMNKVQVGHAPSPNLKAVRSKIGSLDNATYKPGGGHVKIESKKVEIKAAPRIEAKNDKYMPKGGEKKIVTTKLQWNAKSKIGSLENAAYKPGGGDKKIETLKMDFKDKAKPKVGSKDNVKYQPGGGDIKSPLPSMTASGADENLNQQS; translated from the exons ATGTACGGCACGGCAAACGAGAGATCCCAGGAGCGTCCTGAGAGCGAGCGTCCTGAGAGCGAGCGTCCCGTCGCCAGCAATCGGCGTCCCTCTTATGAGGCTGCAGAGCGTTCCTCCAGAGCCATGGATCGTCCATCCTACGAGACTGCCTCTGCAGAGCCAGCCCCTGTAGATCGCTCTAGGCAGCAGCTGCGTCCTCAGACGAATGCAGAGTACTCCTCCAGCAGTGGAGCCATGGATCGTTCAACCTACGAGACCTCAAACGTAGATTATGACCGCTCCAAGCAGCAGATGCGTCCGCAGTCGAATTCAGAGTACTCTTTCATAGATCGTTCGGCTTATGACGCAGCCACCGTGGACTActccaggcagcagcagcagcgtccaCAGAGCACGATTGACTATCCCACCAGCTTTGGCACCGCTAAAGAACGCACCCTTCCGCACAGCAATCCCCAGCaacagccccagccccaacaCCCACCACCCAAGCATAATACAGAGTACGTGCGAAAACCACAGAACTATGTCTTGCCACCGCAGATGCGTCCACCTGTGGGGCCGCCGCAGCAGCGTCCCCCCTTTGCGGGAGCCCGGCCGATGGTCGGAATGGGACCACGCCCATCCATGCCACCGCCAAATATGGGGGCCAGGCAGATGCCTCCGCCGTTGAGGAACACCGAAAGCAAGAGCAATCTGATAATGGGTCCGGCGCAGATGAGGCCGGGAATGCCGCCACAGCTGAGTCTGCAGCAGCCACGTCCGCCCAATGCAGGAGGACCTCTTTCGCCGCCCGGACAGGGACCTCCACGGCCGCCCGGCGGATTCCCCTGGACGCCATCTGGAGCGCCACCTGGCATGCCGCCCGGTGCACGACCTCCACAGAATATGACGCGACCTCCTCCGCCGACATTTGCTCGCCCGGCACCGGGCCAGCCGCTGCAGGCGCCATTCCGACCGACCTTCAATCAGCAGCCCATgcaacagctgcagcagcagcccccacATCAACAGGCCccaccacagcagcagcagcaacagcagccacacattcagcagcagccacagccccagccTCAGCCACCGCCACAGCTACGCCCACCATCGTCAATGGGGGCACAcaatgacgatgacgatgacgtgATCATGGGTCCGGCCGTGACTCCCCTCAAGACGTTCAACATGAAGGCCGACCCGATGGGCTCGCCCCTGCTGGAGGACACAGAGCCACCCTTCGAGACGAGTCGACCAACAGCACCAGCAGAGGCCCAGAGGAAGGGAAAGGGGCCTGCTCTTA AAGGCGACAATGACAGCGGCGTGGATGAGTCCACACAGGAGAAG GACCGCAACGGACCCATTTCACCCAGTTCCCCGGTCAAGACGCCCACATCGACCTCATCGAAGGCTGACAAGTCGGGCATATCGCGTCCACCGAGTGCTACGCCCTCGAACAAATCCGCATCGAAGTCGCGCAGTGCCTCGAAGAATCGCTTGCTACTCAAGACCCCAGAACCCGAGCCAGTAAAGAAAG TTCCAATGAACAAAGTACAGGTTGGACATGCTCCTTCGCCGAACCTGAAGGCGGTACGCTCCAAAATCGGTTCGCTGGACAATGCCACCTACAAGCCGGGCGGCGGCCATGTGAAGATCGAGTCCAAGAAGGTCGAAATCAAGGCTGCGCCCCGCATCGAGGCCAAGAACGACAAGTACATGCCCAAGGGCGGCGAGAAGAAG ATAGTTACAACAAAGTTGCAGTGGAACGCAAAGTCGAAAATCGGCTCGTTGGAGAATGCGGCCTATAAGCCCGGCGGCGGCGATAAGAAGATCGAGACCCTGAAGATGGACTTCAAGGACAAGGCCAAGCCGAAGGTCGGCTCCAAGGACAACGTGAAATATCAGCCAGGCGGCGGTGATATCAAG AGTCCACTACCATCCATGACGGCTTCTGGCGCTGATGAGAATTTAAATCAACAAAGCTAA
- the LOC108156649 gene encoding ras-related C3 botulinum toxin substrate 1, with protein MSTGRPIKCVVVGDGTVGKTCMLISYTTDSFPGEYVPTVFDNYSAPMQVDTIQVSLGLWDTAGQEDYDRLRPLSYPQTDVFLICYSVASPSSFENVTSKWYPEIKHHCPDAPIILVGTKIDLREDRETLSGLAEQGLTPLKREQGQKLANKIRAVKYMECSALTQRGLKQVFEEAVRAVLRPEPLKRRQRKCLVM; from the exons ATGTCAACCGGAAGGCCCATAAAATGTGTTGTCGTTGGTGACGGCACCGTCGGAAAGACTTGCATGCTAATCTCCTACACAACAGACAGTTTTCCCGGTGAATATGTGCCTACAGT CTTCGATAATTACTCCGCACCCATGCAAGTGGACACAATACAGGTCTCGCTGGGACTTTGGGATACAGCGGGACAGGAAGACTACGACCGCCTGCGTCCACTCTCCTACCCACAGACAGATGTTTTCCTGATATGCTACAGCGTGGCGAGTCCCTCGTCATTCGAAAATGTCACCTCGAAATGGTATCCGGAGATAAAGCACCACTGTCCCGACGCGCCCATTATTCTAGTTG GCACTAAAATCGATTTGCGGGAAGATCGTGAGACGTTGAGTGGCCTGGCCGAACAGGGTCTGACGCCGCTAAAGCGCGAGCAAGGTCAGAAGCTGGCGAATAAAATACGCGCTGTGAAATACATGGAGTGCTCCGCCTTGACGCAGCGCGGCCTTAAGCAA GTGTTCGAAGAAGCGGTGCGTGCCGTACTCAGACCAGAGCCATTAAAGCGACGCCAGCGAAAGTGTCTAGTTATGTAA